One Hordeum vulgare subsp. vulgare chromosome 4H, MorexV3_pseudomolecules_assembly, whole genome shotgun sequence DNA window includes the following coding sequences:
- the LOC123447466 gene encoding uncharacterized protein LOC123447466: MYAALVSTTRVCSLQRGKRSRIDLHSHYIVGSWLAMAKRLAVALLLLVVALLASCDGRELKGKGGGTGGAVDEAKDLVPRLPPLVPNLPPLPPDLQHRTLEFADGHGLR, translated from the coding sequence ATGTACGCGGCGCTCGTCAGCACAACGCGTGTTTGCTCACTGCAGAGGGGGAAAAGGAGTCGCATAGATCTCCACTCGCACTATATTGTTGGTTCTTGGTTAGCAATGGCCAAGCGTCTGGCCGTCGCGCTcctgctgctggtggtggcgcTCCTCGCGTCCTGCGACGGGAGGGAGCTGAAAGGGAAGGGCGGCGGCACTGGTGGTGCCGTCGACGAAGCCAAGGATCTGGTGCCCAGGCTGCCGCCTCTGGTGCCCAACCTGCCGCCGCTGCCGCCCGATCTGCAGCACCGCACCTTGGAGTTCGCCGACGGCCATGGGCTCCGATAG
- the LOC123449930 gene encoding respiratory burst oxidase homolog protein B-like, with product MADIEAGKPATESDTATLIPNSGSLEGSSRATKTTRFKDDDEVVEITLDVQRDAVSVQGVRPVAAEAAVAAARKRYDRSKSTAAVALKGLQFVTAKVGGDGWAAVEKRFNHLQVDGVLLRSRFGKCIGMDGSDEFAVQMFDSLARKRGIVKEVLTKAELKEFWEQLSDQGFDNRLQTFIDMVDKNADGRITSEEVKEIIALSASANKLSKIKERADEYTALIMEELDPDNLGYIELENLEALLLQPPSEAVASTITHSSKLSKALSMRLAPSKGMSPLHRYWQEFSFFVEENWKRIWVAALWLSICIALFVWKFIQYRNRAVFHIMGYCVATAKGAAETLKFNMALVLLPVCRNTITWIRSKTKIGAVVPFNDNINFHKVIAAGVAVGVVLHAGAHLTCDFPLLLHASDAKYEPMKPFFGEKRPPNYWWFVKGTAGWTGVVMVVLMSISFVLAQPWFRRNKLKPTNPLKKMTGFNAFWFTHHLFAIVYALLIVHGTSLYLTKEWYKKTTWMYIAYPVFLYLCERIVRLFRSNDAVKIQKVAVYPGNVLALYMTKPPGFRYRSGQYIFINCGAVSPYEWHPFSVTSAPGDNYLSVHIRTRGDWTSRLRTVFSEACRPPTEGESGLLRADLSVGITDSNARFPKLMIDGPYGAPAQDYREYDVLLLIGLGIGATPLISIVKDVLNHIQRGESVGGTEPDGSGKAKKKPFMTKRAYSYWVTREEGSFEWFRGVMNEVAEKDKDGVIELHNHCSSVYQEGDARSALIVMLQELNHAKKGVDILSGTSVKTHFARPNWRSVFKRIAVNHENQRVGVFYCGEPVLVAQLRQLSADFTHNTNTKFEFHKENF from the exons atgGCTGACATTGAAGCTGGCAAGCCAGCCACTGAATCTGACACTGCAACATTGATCCCAAACAGTGGAAGCTTAGAAGGTTCAAGCAGGGCCACAAAGACCACCAGGTTCAAAGACGACGACGAGGTCGTCGAGATCACGCTCGACGTGCAGCGGGATGCGGTGTCGGTCCAAGGCGTCAGGCCGGTGGCCGCGGAGGCTGCGGTGGCCGCCGCGAGGAAGAGATATGACAGGAGCAAGAGCACCGCTGCGGTGGCGCTCAAGGGCCTGCAGTTTGTGACTGCCAAAGTTGGCGGCGACGGCTGGGCCGCTGTGGAGAAGCGGTTCAACCACCTGCAGGTTGACGGCGTCCTGCTCCGTTCCAGATTTGGGAAATGCATTG GCATGGATGGGTCCGACGAGTTCGCGGTGCAGATGTTCGACTCGTTGGCGAGGAAGAGGGGGATAGTCAAGGAAGTGCTGACCAAGGCGGAGCTCAAAGAGTTCTGGGAGCAGCTCAGTGATCAGGGTTTcgacaaccgtctccaaacgttcATCGACAT GGTTGACAAAAATGCTGATGGAAGAATCACATCAGAGGAGGTCAAGGAG ATTATCGCCCTTAGTGCATCAGCAAACAAACTCTCCAAGATCAAGGAGCGAGCCGATGAGTACACAGCGCTCATCATGGAAGAGCTTGACCCTGACAACTTGGGCTACATAGAG CTGGAGAACCTGGAGGCACTCTTACTGCAGCCACCATCTGAAGCCGTTGCATCGACCATCACCCACAGCTCCAAGCTCAGCAAAGCTCTTAGCATGAGGCTCGCGCCTAGTAAGGGCATGAGTCCACTTCACCGCTACTGGCAGGAGTTTTCCTTCTTTGTAGAGGAGAACTGGAAGCGTATATGGGTCGCGGCCCTCTGGCTCTCAATCTGCATCGCCCTTTTCGTTTGGAAGTTCATCCAGTATCGCAACCGAGCTGTCTTTCACATCATGGGCTATTGTGTGGCCACTGCAAAGGGTGCCGCCGAGACCCTGAAGTTCAATATGGCCCTGGTCCTTCTTCCTGTCTGCCGAAATACAATCACTTGGATTAGATCAAAGACGAAGATTGGAGCTGTTGTGCCCTTCAATGACAACATAAACTTCCATAAG GTAATAGCAGCAGGTGTCGCAGTTGGTGTTGTTTTGCATGCAGGTGCTCATCTGACATGTGATTTTCCTCTCCTGCTCCACGCAAGTGATGCGAAATATGAACCAATGAAGCCTTTCTTTGGGGAGAAAAGGCCACCAAATTACTGGTGGTTTGTAAAAGGAACTGCAGGGTGGACAGGTGTTGTCATGGTAGTGCTCATGTCAATATCCTTTGTATTAGCCCAGCCATGGTTCCGACGTAACAAGCTCAAGCCCACTAATCCACTCAAGAAGATGACTGGTTTCAACGCCTTCTGGTTTACGCACCACCTATTTGCTATTGTGTATGCGCTGCTCATCGTCCATGGAACAAGTTTGTACCTAACCAAGGAGTGGTACAAGAAAACG ACATGGATGTACATCGCTTATCCTGTCTTCTTATATTTGTGCGAGCGCATTGTTCGGTTGTTTAGAAGCAATGATGCAGTTAAGATTCAGAAG GTTGCGGTATATCCTGGGAATGTGTTGGCTCTTTATATGACCAAGCCACCTGGTTTCAGATACCGAAGTGGGCAGTACATCTTTATAAATTGCGGCGCTGTATCTCCATATGAATG GCATCCATTTTCCGTTACATCAGCACCAGGAGATAATTACTTGAGTGTCCACATTCGCACAAGGGGTGATTGGACTTCTCGGCTTAGGACTGTCTTCTCTGAG GCGTGTCGGCCTCCGACTGAAGGAGAAAGTGGACTCCTTAGAGCTGACCTCTCCGTGGGAATCACTGACAGCAACGCAAg ATTCCCTAAACTTATGATCGACGGGCCATATGGTGCTCCAGCACAAGATTACCGGGAATACGATGTGCTGCTGCTCATCGGGCTTGGCATCGGAGCCACCCCTTTGATCAGCATTGTGAAGGATGTGCTTAACCACATCCAGCGCGGTGAATCGGTTGGCGGAACAGAGCCGGACGGCAGTGGCAAGGCAAAGAAGAAACCGTTCATGACCAAGAGGGCCTACTCCTACTGGGTCACAAGGGAGGAAGGCTCCTTTGAGTGGTTCAGAGGGGTGATGAACGAGGTGGCCGAGAAGGACAAGGATGGAGTGATCGAGCTCCACAACCACTGCTCGAGCGTGTACCAAGAGGGCGATGCTCGGTCCGCGCTCATCGTCATGCTCCAGGAACTCAACCATGCCAAGAAGGGGGTCGATATTCTGTCCGGGACCAGCGTCAAGACCCACTTTGCCCGGCCTAACTGGCGAAGCGTCTTCAAGCGCATCGCAGTCAACCATGAGAATCAGCGCGTTG GGGTCTTCTACTGCGGCGAGCCTGTTCTTGTGGCGCAGCTGCGGCAGTTGTCGGCAGACTTCACCCACAATACCAACACAAAGTTTGAGTTTCACAAGGAGAATTTCTAA